A genomic region of Papaver somniferum cultivar HN1 chromosome 7, ASM357369v1, whole genome shotgun sequence contains the following coding sequences:
- the LOC113296646 gene encoding AP-4 complex subunit epsilon-like encodes MEQLKTIGRELAMGSQGGGWGLSKEFLDLVKSIGEARSKAEEDRIVLHEIETLKRRIIEPDIPKKRMKEYILRLVYVEMLGHDASFGYIHAVKMTHDDSLVLKRTGYLAVTLFLNEDHDLIILIVNTIQKDLKSDNYFIVCAALTAVCKLINEETIPAVLPQIVELLGHQKEAVRKKAIMALHRFYQRSPSSVSHLVSNFRKRLCDSDPGVMGATLCPLADLIAVDVSAYKDLVVSFVNILKQVAERRLPKSYDYHQMPAPFIQIRLLKILSQLGSGDKHASECMYTVLGDIFRKGDSSSNIGNAILYECICCVSSIHPNPKLLDAAAEVTSRFLKSESHNLKYMGIDALSRLIKINPDIAEEHQLAVIDCLEDPDDTLKRKTFELLYKMTKSSNVEVIVDRMIDYMISISDNHYKTEIASRCVELAEQFAPSNQWFIQTMNKVFEHAGDLVNIKVAHNLMRLIAEGFGEDDEGADSQLRSSAVESYLRIMGEPKLPSGFLQVICWVLGEYGTADGKFSASYIIGKLCDVAEAHSNDDTVKAYAVSAIMKVSAFEIAAGRRVEMLPECQSLIDELSASHSTDLQQRAYELQAVLSLDARAVESILPLDASCEDIEVDKNLSFLESYVEQSLQNGARPYVPEHERSGMLNISSFKSQDQHESSAHALRFEAYELPKPLVPSRTAPSMPLPSSTDLVPVSESIYARESHQSSPFSATANSGPTELKLRLDGVQKKWGKPTYSSPAPSTSSSSSQKPVNGISQNDGQGTTNSQTRDVSYSSRKTQEVNPEKQKLAASLFGGSSSKTEKRTSTASHKTSRVGSSTQVEKGTFVATEPTKEKTIPVHSSPPPDLLDFGEPSISSGTPAVDPFEQLEGLVGPAQTPPNMSYGDDKAPDLMGLYGDALTSVVNLVPTNTESMAPNSTNKNAHGGITSPALKKGSNPQDSLEKDALSRQMGVIPSGKNPNLFSDLLG; translated from the exons ATGGAGCAGTTAAAAACAATCGGACGTGAATTAGCAATGGGTTCACAAGGTGGAGGATGGGGATTATCAAAAGAATTCTTAGATCTTGTCAAATCAATTGGTGAAGCTAGATCTAAAGCTGAAGAAGATCGTATAGTTTTACACGAAATCGAGACATTAAAGAGAAGGATAATCGAACCTGATATACCTAAAAAGAGAATGAAAGAGTATATACTTCGTCTTGTTTATGTTGAAATGTTAGGTCATGATGCTTCTTTTGGGTATATACATGCTGTTAAAATGACACATGATGATTCGTTGGTGTTGAAGAGGACTGGGTATTTGGCTGTCACGTTGTTTCTGAATGAAGATCATGatttgattattttgattgttaaTACCATTCAGAAGGATTTGAAATCGGATAATTATTTCATTGTTTGTGCTGCTTTGACTGCTGTCTGTAAGTTGATTAATGAGGAGACGATTCCGGCGGTGTTGCCTCAGATTGTGGAGTTGTTGGGGCATCAGAAAGAAGCTGTTAGGAAGAAGGCCATTATGGCTTTACATAGATTTTATCAGAGATCGCCGTCTTCTGTTTCTCATCTGGTGTCCAATTTCAGAAAG AGGTTGTGCGATAGTGACCCTGGAGTCATGGGTGCAACACTTTGCCCTCTTGCTGATCTTATTGCAGTAGATGTAAGTGCTTACAAAGATTTAGTTGTCAGCTTTGTGAACATTCTAAAGCAAGTAGCTGAGCGCAGATTGCCAAAAAGTTACGATTACCATCAAATGCCAGCACCATTCATTCAG ATCAGACTGCTGAAAATTCTGTCTCAGCTCGGAAGTGGTGATAAACATGCTAGTGAATGCATGTATACTGTTTTGGGTGACATATTCCGAAAGGGTGACTCTTCTAGTAACATAGGAAATGCAATTTTATATGAGTGCATTTGTTGTGTTTCATCTATACATCCCAATCCAAAATTGTTAGATGCTGCTGCTGAAGTAACGTCCAGATTTTTGAAG AGTGAAAGTCATAATCTGAAGTATATGGGAATTGACGCGCTTAGCAGACTGATTAAGATAAATCCAGACATTGCGGAAGAACACCAGCTTGCTGTGATCGATTGCCTAGAG GATCCAGATGATACTCTTAAAAGGAAGACATTCGAACTGCTTTACAAAATGACCAAGTCTTCCAATGTAGAAGTGATAGTGGACCGTATGATTGATTACATGATAAGTATTAGTGACAATCATTATAAGACAGAGATAGCATCTCGATGTGTTGAACTTGCCGAGCAATTTGCACCAAGTAATCAGTGGTTTATTCAG ACCATGAATAAGGTCTTTGAGCATGCTGGTGATCTTGTGAATATTAAAGTGGCCCATAATTTAATGCGACTCATTGCTGAAGGATTTGGAGAGGACGATGAAGGTGCAGACAGTCAATTGAGATCCTCTGCT GTGGAGTCCTATCTGCGTataatgggagaacccaagttaCCGTCCGGTTTTCTGCAG GTAATTTGTTGGGTTCTGGGAGAGTATGGGACGGCAGATGGAAAATTTTCTGCTTCTTACATCATTGGAAAACTATGTGATGTTGCAGAGGCCCATTCAAATGATGACACTGTTAAG GCATATGCAGTGTCAGCAATTATGAAGGTATCTGCATTTGAAATTGCAGCAGGGAGGAGAGTGGAAATGTTGCCTGAG TGTCAATCCCTAATTGATGAGCTGTCAGCATCTCATTCAACAGACCTGCAGCAGCGTGCGTATGAGCTGCAAGCAGTGCTCAGCTTGGATGCTCGTGCTGTTGAAAGTATATTGCCATTAGATGCAAGCTGTGAAGATATTGAG GTGGACAAAAACCTCTCGTTCCTAGAAAGTTATGTTGAGCAGTCTTTGCAAAATGGAGCTCGACCTTATGTTCCCGAGCATGAACGCTCTGGAATGTTAAATATCAGTAGTTTTAAAAGCCAAGATCAACATGAGTCTTCCGCTCATGCTCTCAGGTTTGAGGCGTATGAACTTCCGAAACCTTTGGTACCTTCAAGAACCGCACCTAGTATGCCACTTCCTTCGTCAACTGATCTCGTTCCAGTGTCGGAGTCGATATATGCCAGAGAAAGCCATCAATCCTCGCCATTTTCAGCCACCGCTAATTCAGGGCCAACGGAACTGAAGCTACGGCTTGACGGGGTGCAGAAGAAGTGGGGCAAACCAACTTACTCATCTCCTGCACCATCCACCTCTAGTTCAAGTTCCCAGAAACCTGTGAACGGAATTTCTCAGAATGACGGACAAGGGACAACAAATTCACAAACACGGGATGTTTCATACAGTTCAAGGAAAACACAAGAAGTTAATCCTGAGAAGCAAAAACTTGCTGCTTCTTTATTTGGTGGCTCGTCATCCAAAACTGAGAAAAGAACATCTACAGCCTCCCATAAAACCTCAAGAGTAGGCAGTTCTACTCAAGTGGAGAAGGGAACATTTGTCGCTACTGAACCTACAAAAGAGAAAACCATTCCTGTTCACTCTTCACCACCTCCCGATTTGCTTGATTTTGGAGAACCCTCAATATCAAGTGGAACCCCAGCTGTAGATCCATTTGAGCAGTTGGAGGGACTTGTTGGGCCAGCTCAGACCCCTCCGAATATGAGTTATGGTGATGATAAAGCTCCTGATTTGATGGGACTTTATGGCGATGCACTTACCAGCGTTGTAAATTTGGTACCAACTAACACGGAATCCATGGCACCAAATTCCACAAATAAAAATGCCCACGGCGGAATCACAAGTCCAGCACTGAAAAAGGGTTCCAACCCCCAAGATTCCTTGGAAAAGGATGCACTGTCAAGACAGATGGGCGTCATCCCGTCAGGTAAGAACCCTAACTTGTTCAGTGACTTGCTTGGCTAG